One Heyndrickxia oleronia genomic window, GGTTATGTGACATGACTAGGAAGATGCCGGTCACGAGCATAATCATGAGTGCGATAAATTGCGAGGTTGAAAGTACCCCCACTTGACCTCGAATAATATCTCCTCTGAAAAACTCAATGACAAATCTTCCAGTGCTGTAAAGAATTAAATAGATGCAGGAAACGAGTCCGGGTTTTTTCGTTCTTTTCGCCAAATAAAGCAAAAGGATGCAGAGAGCAAAGCTAAACACACTCTCCATGATTTGAGTGGGTATTAATTTAACATCATTCGGAGCAATGTCAGAGTGGTGAAAGGTCATTCCCAGAAAGCTGTGTGTTTCTTCACCATAACAACAGCCTGCGAGCAAACAGCCGATTCTTCCAAACCCCTGTGCTAATGCAATGGAAGGTACAAAAAGGTCCAGGTGCTGTAGGAATTTAATATTTTTCATTTTGCAATACACTAAACCAGCCAAAATACCGCCAATAATTCCTCCGTATACAACAAATCCTTCCCCAAAGTTCAGAAGGATGCTAGGATGACTAATAATATTTGGAAATTGAGTAATCCAATACAACAGTTTTGCTCCAATGAATCCACCAACTAGTCCCCACACGGTTAGTGAAAAAATATGCGATAATTCAAATGGACGGTTTGTGGCTCGATGAACAAGGAGTCGGTATGCAAAAAATATACCAAGCGCAATCATTAATCCATACCCATAAATAGTTACTGGCCCAATTTTAAGAAGCTCATTGTA contains:
- a CDS encoding prolipoprotein diacylglyceryl transferase gives rise to the protein MYNELLKIGPVTIYGYGLMIALGIFFAYRLLVHRATNRPFELSHIFSLTVWGLVGGFIGAKLLYWITQFPNIISHPSILLNFGEGFVVYGGIIGGILAGLVYCKMKNIKFLQHLDLFVPSIALAQGFGRIGCLLAGCCYGEETHSFLGMTFHHSDIAPNDVKLIPTQIMESVFSFALCILLLYLAKRTKKPGLVSCIYLILYSTGRFVIEFFRGDIIRGQVGVLSTSQFIALMIMLVTGIFLVMSHNQNRFIGKNV